Proteins encoded together in one Streptomyces sp. NA04227 window:
- a CDS encoding CGNR zinc finger domain-containing protein, whose amino-acid sequence MSWPATDRYRLSPAPGGLGLVQDLLNTAPAGMPSSTDLLGEPESAQRWADGAVLGWTGTTGRSPVHVRLREADLPALRRVRGQIRRALTERGQRGEEEDEANGLPAVVFTSVPLAVSLDGEAGLRLEPEGEGWRWIASAVLGEALLAQTAGTWPRLKICRNVPCATAFWDQSRNNSAVWHSAKGCGNAAHLRAARRRRKQREQEPADGA is encoded by the coding sequence ATGAGCTGGCCCGCGACGGATCGTTACCGACTGAGCCCCGCCCCGGGCGGCCTCGGCCTGGTGCAGGACCTGCTCAACACCGCCCCCGCGGGCATGCCGTCGAGCACGGATCTGCTCGGGGAACCGGAGTCCGCCCAACGCTGGGCGGACGGTGCCGTACTCGGCTGGACCGGGACCACCGGCCGCTCCCCCGTGCACGTCCGCCTGCGCGAGGCGGACCTGCCCGCCCTGCGCCGGGTGCGCGGCCAGATCCGCCGGGCGCTCACCGAGCGCGGACAGCGGGGCGAGGAGGAGGACGAGGCGAACGGACTGCCCGCCGTCGTGTTCACCTCCGTACCGCTGGCCGTGAGTCTGGACGGCGAGGCCGGGCTGCGGCTCGAACCCGAGGGCGAGGGCTGGCGCTGGATCGCCTCGGCGGTGCTCGGCGAGGCGCTGCTCGCGCAGACCGCGGGCACCTGGCCACGGCTCAAGATCTGCCGCAACGTCCCCTGCGCCACCGCCTTCTGGGACCAGTCGCGCAACAACAGCGCGGTCTGGCACTCGGCCAAGGGCTGTGGGAACGCGGCCCATCTGCGTGCCGCGCGGCGCCGCCGCAAGCAGCGCGAGCAGGAACCGGCGGACGGGGCCTGA